A genomic stretch from Ureibacillus composti includes:
- the ppaX gene encoding pyrophosphatase PpaX, protein MIKALLFDFDGTLLDTNDLIIRTFMHVLEDKFPGQYSPQDCINFIGPSLKETFEQIAPNEMDEMIANYRLWNKEHHDELVTEFDGVITTLEQLKNEGIRLAIVSTKTRDMIERGLNVMGATHLFELVVGLDDVQHVKPHPEPILFALEKLGVQKNEAIMIGDNSHDIEGGKNAGVRTAGVAWSLKGEDFLKQFNPDYMLHHMTDLFAIVKEP, encoded by the coding sequence ATGATTAAGGCATTATTATTCGACTTCGACGGAACATTATTAGACACAAATGATTTAATAATCCGTACATTTATGCATGTTTTAGAAGACAAATTTCCTGGGCAATATTCGCCACAAGATTGCATAAATTTTATCGGTCCGTCATTAAAAGAAACTTTTGAACAAATTGCGCCAAACGAAATGGATGAAATGATTGCGAATTATCGCTTATGGAATAAAGAACATCATGACGAATTAGTAACAGAATTCGACGGAGTTATAACAACACTAGAACAATTAAAAAATGAGGGAATCCGACTAGCAATTGTTTCTACTAAAACACGAGATATGATTGAACGTGGATTAAATGTTATGGGGGCTACTCATTTATTCGAATTAGTAGTTGGTTTGGATGATGTTCAACATGTTAAACCCCATCCAGAGCCTATTTTATTTGCATTAGAAAAACTTGGGGTACAAAAAAATGAGGCCATCATGATTGGTGATAATTCTCATGATATAGAAGGTGGGAAAAATGCTGGGGTTCGAACGGCTGGTGTCGCCTGGTCACTTAAAGGTGAAGATTTCTTAAAGCAATTTAATCCAGATTATATGTTGCACCATATGACTGACTTATTTGCAATTGTTAAGGAGCCATGA
- a CDS encoding nucleoside recognition domain-containing protein — translation MSSLKKGLLAGIKTTWTLSKVIFPITLIVTLLQFTPVLPWVINVIEPLMGVLGLPGEAAIPLVLGNVLNLYAGIAGILSLELTVKEVFILAMMLSFSHNLFIETGVALRVGVKLWIVLVIRLGLAFLSALVIRFFWHGGGEIAKYGLVQDQSVDPNGWGEIFLLGLEKASLGVLQLALIVIPLMVIVQFLRDLHYLEKFSQKFTPVTKLLGIQPNASMTLVSGLVVGLAFGAGLMIQAVEEDGVSKKDATLVFIFLVACHAVIEDTLIFVPLGIPVLPLLLIRLVTALILTIAVSYLWKKAELKAVRNEVTQV, via the coding sequence ATGTCTTCATTAAAAAAGGGGTTATTAGCGGGGATCAAAACCACTTGGACATTAAGTAAGGTTATTTTTCCAATTACATTAATTGTGACGCTTTTACAATTTACTCCGGTATTACCGTGGGTTATTAATGTCATTGAACCATTAATGGGGGTATTGGGTCTTCCAGGGGAAGCAGCCATTCCATTAGTATTGGGGAATGTTTTAAATCTGTATGCAGGTATTGCGGGGATCTTATCACTAGAACTAACTGTAAAAGAAGTTTTTATTTTAGCAATGATGTTATCCTTCTCCCATAATTTATTTATTGAAACAGGGGTTGCACTTCGAGTTGGAGTTAAATTATGGATTGTCCTTGTTATTCGCCTTGGTCTTGCTTTCCTATCTGCACTTGTCATTCGATTCTTTTGGCATGGTGGGGGAGAAATCGCTAAATATGGTTTAGTTCAAGACCAAAGTGTAGACCCGAATGGTTGGGGAGAGATTTTTTTATTAGGGCTGGAAAAAGCTAGTTTAGGTGTGTTGCAACTAGCATTAATTGTTATTCCGTTAATGGTCATTGTTCAGTTTTTAAGAGACCTTCACTATTTAGAGAAATTCTCACAAAAATTTACGCCTGTTACGAAGTTATTAGGAATACAACCAAACGCTTCGATGACTCTTGTTTCTGGTTTAGTTGTCGGGTTAGCCTTTGGTGCTGGCCTTATGATTCAAGCAGTAGAAGAGGATGGAGTAAGTAAAAAAGATGCAACGTTAGTCTTCATATTCTTAGTTGCTTGTCACGCTGTAATTGAGGATACACTGATATTTGTACCACTGGGCATACCAGTTTTGCCATTGCTGCTCATTCGTTTAGTTACGGCTTTAATTTTAACGATTGCAGTATCTTATTTGTGGAAAAAAGCTGAACTAAAAGCTGTAAGAAATGAGGTTACCCAAGTATGA
- the lgt gene encoding prolipoprotein diacylglyceryl transferase → MNNILLAIDPVAISIGPIEVRWYGILIASGIVLAYFVAQTEARKRGLAEDFFADLLIWAIPISIISARIYYVAMKWEFYGANPGKIIQIWNGGIAIHGALIGAVITAFIFSHKKGVSFLKVADIAAPSILIGQIIGRWGNFMNQEAFGGPVSREFLENLMLPNWIIEQMFIEELGTYVHPTFLYESLWNLVGLILLLSLRKVNLQRGEIFFSYMIWYSIGRFFIEGMRTDSLYLIGELRSAQVVSILAIIIAIVAIVYRRLKVRPVVRYLDK, encoded by the coding sequence ATGAATAATATTTTACTTGCCATTGACCCAGTTGCTATTAGTATCGGGCCAATCGAAGTGCGTTGGTATGGGATACTAATTGCCAGTGGCATCGTACTAGCATACTTTGTAGCTCAAACTGAAGCGAGAAAACGGGGGTTGGCAGAAGATTTTTTTGCTGACTTATTAATTTGGGCTATACCGATTTCGATCATTTCTGCACGAATTTATTATGTTGCGATGAAATGGGAGTTTTACGGAGCAAATCCCGGGAAGATTATTCAAATTTGGAACGGCGGAATCGCTATTCATGGTGCATTAATTGGTGCCGTGATTACAGCGTTTATCTTTTCACATAAAAAGGGAGTTAGCTTTTTAAAGGTAGCGGATATAGCAGCTCCTAGTATATTAATAGGGCAAATCATTGGTCGATGGGGCAACTTTATGAACCAAGAGGCATTCGGTGGACCTGTTTCTAGAGAATTTTTAGAAAATTTAATGCTGCCCAATTGGATTATTGAACAAATGTTTATTGAAGAACTAGGCACCTATGTTCACCCAACGTTTTTATACGAATCTTTATGGAACTTAGTTGGGCTTATTCTTCTTCTATCACTTCGTAAAGTAAATTTACAGCGAGGTGAAATATTCTTCTCCTATATGATTTGGTATTCCATTGGACGATTCTTTATTGAAGGAATGAGAACGGATAGTCTTTATTTAATTGGGGAATTACGTTCAGCACAGGTTGTATCTATTTTAGCCATTATTATCGCAATTGTGGCAATTGTTTATCGTAGGCTGAAAGTGCGCCCTGTAGTCCGATATTTAGATAAGTAA
- the hprK gene encoding HPr(Ser) kinase/phosphatase encodes MIQVSTRDVVEKFNLAVISGQEGIGRYITTSDISRPGLEMAGYFTHYPANRVQLIGKTELSFFEMLPQDVKIERMLKLCSEDTPAIVVSHNMDAPQELIDASNQNHVPVLLTPMKTTRFSSRLTNFLESKLAPQTAVHGVLVDVYGIGVLITGKSGVGKSETALELIKKGHRLVADDCVEIRQEAENLLIGSPPPLLEHLLEIRGIGIIDIITLFGASAVRPYKRITLNIELETWDPEKTYDRLGLDEEKMKIIDTDITKLTIPVRPGRNVSVIIEVAAMNYRLKKLGVNAAQEFSRRLDEMVSLHDEMDDY; translated from the coding sequence ATGATTCAAGTATCGACAAGAGATGTTGTGGAAAAGTTTAATTTAGCTGTAATTAGTGGCCAGGAGGGAATTGGCCGTTACATTACTACAAGTGATATTTCACGCCCAGGACTTGAGATGGCAGGATATTTTACACATTACCCTGCAAATCGAGTTCAATTAATTGGTAAAACAGAATTATCTTTTTTTGAAATGTTACCACAAGATGTGAAGATTGAAAGGATGTTAAAGCTTTGTTCAGAAGATACGCCTGCAATCGTCGTTTCACATAATATGGACGCACCCCAGGAACTTATTGATGCATCCAATCAAAATCATGTACCAGTATTATTAACACCAATGAAAACAACGAGGTTTTCCAGTAGACTTACAAATTTCTTAGAAAGTAAACTTGCGCCACAAACAGCCGTACATGGAGTGTTGGTGGATGTTTATGGAATTGGTGTACTTATTACCGGGAAAAGTGGCGTTGGGAAAAGTGAAACAGCTTTAGAGTTAATTAAAAAAGGACATCGACTTGTAGCCGATGATTGTGTAGAAATTCGTCAAGAAGCAGAAAATCTATTGATTGGAAGTCCACCACCCCTACTTGAGCATTTGCTTGAGATTCGAGGAATTGGGATTATCGATATAATAACGCTTTTCGGAGCAAGTGCTGTACGCCCATATAAAAGAATTACTTTAAATATCGAATTAGAAACATGGGATCCAGAAAAAACATATGATCGCCTTGGATTAGATGAAGAAAAAATGAAAATTATTGATACTGACATTACGAAGTTGACGATTCCTGTTCGACCAGGTCGTAACGTTTCGGTAATTATTGAAGTGGCAGCAATGAATTACCGTTTGAAAAAACTAGGGGTTAATGCAGCACAGGAATTTTCTCGTCGTCTCGATGAAATGGTTTCCCTACATGATGAGATGGACGATTACTAA
- a CDS encoding cytochrome c → MKKSWLALVFGSALFLAACGGNNDEGTNDTDTGTDEGTTTEETAAADGEALVKQNCTTCHGGNLEGMGGAPKIADVGSRLSEEEILNVIINGQGGMPPGILKGEEAEAAAAWLATQK, encoded by the coding sequence ATGAAAAAATCATGGTTAGCACTAGTATTTGGCTCAGCTCTTTTCTTAGCTGCTTGTGGCGGCAATAATGATGAGGGTACGAACGACACAGACACTGGAACTGACGAAGGTACAACTACTGAAGAAACTGCTGCTGCTGATGGTGAAGCACTTGTAAAACAAAACTGTACTACTTGCCATGGTGGGAACTTAGAAGGTATGGGTGGAGCACCAAAAATTGCTGATGTTGGCTCACGTCTTTCAGAAGAAGAAATTTTAAATGTAATCATTAACGGTCAAGGTGGTATGCCTCCTGGAATTCTTAAAGGTGAAGAGGCAGAAGCTGCTGCTGCTTGGTTAGCAACACAAAAATAA
- a CDS encoding YitT family protein gives MRKNNKNKSLLSTNHNISEYIYVLLGAFIVAFAFNGFLFPNQIASGGVSGISTILYGLFGWNAGLVQYAFNIPLFIAGVLTLGKKFGIKSLVGTLALPLFVILTGNLAPLTSNPLLGSLFGGIVVGLGIGIVFKGNASTGGTDLLAQIITKYTGLSLGTSVLLIDGFIVLSAAIVFDVEKGLYALIALFVTTKTIDIVQLGFSQSKMVYIITEKPEEMRQAIYSEINRGVTKMPAFGGYTGEQRIMLMVVVYQTEFTKLKHVIKIIDPAAFVIVSDAYEVLGEGFKRV, from the coding sequence TTGCGAAAAAATAATAAGAATAAATCATTACTTTCAACAAATCATAATATTTCAGAATACATTTATGTATTACTTGGTGCATTCATAGTTGCGTTTGCATTTAATGGGTTTTTGTTTCCTAACCAAATAGCTTCCGGTGGAGTAAGTGGGATTAGTACTATTTTATATGGCCTTTTTGGATGGAATGCAGGGCTAGTGCAATATGCATTTAATATTCCACTGTTCATTGCGGGCGTTTTGACATTAGGAAAAAAATTCGGTATCAAATCTCTTGTTGGTACATTGGCTCTACCGTTGTTCGTAATTCTTACTGGAAATTTAGCTCCATTAACATCCAATCCCTTACTAGGTTCACTTTTTGGGGGAATTGTTGTTGGCTTAGGTATTGGAATCGTGTTTAAAGGGAATGCTTCAACTGGTGGCACCGATTTATTAGCACAAATTATTACAAAGTACACCGGTCTTTCGTTAGGGACAAGTGTTCTCCTAATTGATGGATTCATTGTTTTAAGTGCAGCTATCGTTTTTGATGTGGAAAAAGGTTTATACGCATTAATTGCTTTATTTGTCACAACAAAAACGATTGACATTGTTCAACTTGGTTTTAGTCAATCGAAAATGGTATACATCATTACCGAAAAGCCTGAAGAGATGCGCCAAGCGATTTATTCAGAAATCAATCGTGGGGTAACGAAGATGCCTGCCTTTGGTGGTTACACAGGGGAACAACGAATCATGTTAATGGTAGTTGTATATCAAACAGAATTCACAAAGTTGAAACATGTCATCAAAATCATTGATCCAGCTGCATTTGTAATCGTTTCCGATGCTTATGAAGTATTGGGTGAAGGTTTCAAACGGGTGTAA
- a CDS encoding HDOD domain-containing protein: MEVFIGRQPIFNKHEELFAYELLYRNGFAKNAYLHNDSDAATVDVLINSFLSIGMEEVTKGLPGFINFTENLLYSSVFDYLDSSKIVIEVLETVPINKKLVERLKELKKQGFKIALDDFLLDEQNPFFNELFSYTDYIKVDFLNSTWEERLKIEERVKLFSHMQLLAEKVETRQQFEVAKESGYTLFQGYFFEQPQILASTDIPINTLHYFKILELLKEQEPNIPLLTEYIEHDVSLSYNILKKANNAISSSKPRISSIKQAIMLIGLSNLRKSIYLLAMREGKTQPDTDVFKEVLYTSLFRAKVCESVALLKAKHNSPEYFLVGILSLIDTLLERPIEKILQRLPLSEHVKRTINNDQTEMTPYLRFSIALGKLNCSEIELLAKELNLTNENIENIYREATIWSESSF; the protein is encoded by the coding sequence TTGGAAGTTTTTATCGGTAGGCAACCTATTTTCAATAAACATGAGGAATTATTTGCGTACGAGCTTTTATACCGTAATGGATTTGCAAAAAATGCCTATCTGCACAATGACTCGGATGCAGCTACTGTAGACGTACTCATTAATTCATTTTTGTCTATTGGAATGGAAGAAGTTACAAAAGGGTTACCTGGATTTATAAATTTTACGGAAAACTTACTTTATAGTTCAGTGTTCGACTATTTAGATTCCTCAAAGATTGTTATTGAAGTATTGGAAACGGTTCCGATTAATAAGAAATTAGTTGAACGATTGAAAGAACTAAAAAAGCAAGGATTTAAAATAGCACTAGATGATTTTCTTCTAGATGAACAAAATCCATTTTTTAATGAACTTTTTTCTTACACGGATTACATAAAAGTTGATTTTTTAAATTCAACATGGGAAGAACGGTTGAAAATTGAAGAAAGAGTAAAACTATTTTCACATATGCAGCTTCTTGCAGAAAAAGTTGAAACAAGACAACAATTTGAGGTAGCAAAAGAATCAGGCTATACATTATTTCAAGGTTATTTCTTTGAACAACCCCAAATATTAGCTTCTACTGATATACCAATCAATACTTTGCATTACTTTAAAATTTTGGAGTTGTTAAAAGAACAGGAACCTAATATTCCTTTATTAACTGAGTATATTGAGCATGATGTTTCGTTATCCTACAATATATTGAAAAAAGCTAATAATGCTATTAGTTCTTCAAAACCTAGAATTAGTTCAATAAAACAGGCAATTATGTTAATTGGATTATCAAATTTACGAAAGTCGATTTACTTATTGGCTATGCGTGAAGGGAAAACGCAGCCTGACACGGATGTGTTTAAAGAGGTTTTATATACTTCACTGTTTAGGGCAAAAGTGTGTGAAAGTGTGGCACTATTGAAAGCGAAACATAATTCACCAGAATACTTCCTGGTTGGAATATTGTCGTTAATTGATACATTGTTAGAGAGACCCATTGAGAAAATTCTACAAAGGCTCCCATTATCAGAGCATGTGAAGCGAACAATAAACAACGATCAGACAGAGATGACACCGTATTTACGATTTAGTATTGCTTTAGGTAAATTGAATTGTTCCGAAATTGAATTACTTGCAAAAGAGTTAAATCTTACAAACGAAAATATAGAAAATATATACCGAGAAGCTACAATTTGGTCTGAAAGTTCTTTCTAA
- a CDS encoding enoyl-CoA hydratase-related protein: MGLVRLDKENHITYITLNRPDVLNALNYELLLELQAIIETIHLDSTVRVVVITGAGDKAFSAGADLKERKTLPNEFVTRNLNKFNEVFSSIEQLPQPTICALNGYAFGGGLELALACDFRFAADHITIGLTETSLGIIPGAGGTQRLPRIIGETKALELILTAKRLSALEAMEYGLLTKVAPAEQLLEEVNLFAQSIMQNAPIAIEQAKFAVKQGMKVDIQTGLKIERKAYELTIPTEDRIEALQAFAEKRKPNFKGK, encoded by the coding sequence ATGGGGTTAGTTAGATTAGATAAAGAGAATCATATTACCTATATCACGCTAAATCGACCAGATGTATTAAATGCTTTGAATTATGAATTACTGTTAGAATTACAAGCAATTATTGAAACCATTCACCTTGATTCAACTGTTCGTGTTGTTGTCATAACAGGAGCTGGAGATAAAGCCTTTTCAGCGGGGGCGGACTTAAAAGAAAGAAAAACATTACCTAATGAATTTGTTACTCGTAATCTAAATAAATTTAATGAAGTTTTTTCATCCATCGAACAATTACCACAGCCAACAATTTGTGCACTGAACGGTTATGCTTTTGGTGGGGGTCTTGAATTAGCACTGGCCTGTGATTTCCGATTTGCAGCAGACCATATTACTATTGGTTTGACGGAAACAAGCCTTGGCATCATCCCTGGAGCTGGTGGTACACAACGATTACCGAGAATTATTGGTGAAACAAAAGCACTCGAACTTATTTTAACAGCTAAACGTTTGTCGGCTTTAGAGGCAATGGAATACGGATTACTTACAAAAGTTGCCCCAGCAGAACAACTATTAGAAGAGGTTAATCTCTTCGCACAATCTATAATGCAAAACGCACCAATTGCCATTGAACAAGCTAAATTCGCAGTAAAACAAGGAATGAAGGTTGATATACAAACAGGTTTAAAAATTGAACGCAAAGCCTACGAACTAACAATTCCAACCGAGGATCGCATTGAGGCACTTCAAGCATTTGCAGAAAAAAGGAAGCCAAATTTTAAAGGGAAATAA
- a CDS encoding DedA family protein has product MSFIQGLIDFILHIDEHLVEIIQDFGIWSYGIIFSIVFVETGVVIMPFLPGDSLLFASGALAAMDAFNLVTLIIVFFLAAVLGDTLNYHIGKKVGLTISSNSFLGRIINQEKMDAAQRFFNKHGGKTIVFARFMPFIRTFIPFVAGASKMNYSYFLVYNALGGALWVLICTLAGYFFGNIPVIKENFSTVILIIIFISVLPAIIGALRSGNKA; this is encoded by the coding sequence ATGTCATTTATACAGGGTCTAATCGACTTTATTCTACATATAGATGAACATTTAGTTGAGATCATACAAGATTTCGGAATATGGTCATACGGAATTATTTTCTCAATTGTGTTTGTAGAAACTGGAGTCGTGATTATGCCGTTTTTACCGGGGGATTCCTTATTATTTGCTAGCGGTGCACTAGCAGCCATGGATGCCTTCAATTTAGTTACACTAATCATAGTATTCTTTTTAGCGGCAGTACTAGGAGATACGTTAAACTACCATATCGGGAAAAAGGTAGGTTTAACGATTTCATCAAATTCATTTCTAGGTCGTATCATCAATCAAGAAAAAATGGATGCAGCACAAAGATTCTTTAATAAACATGGCGGAAAAACAATCGTCTTTGCACGATTCATGCCATTTATTCGTACATTTATCCCGTTTGTAGCCGGAGCAAGTAAAATGAATTATTCGTATTTTTTAGTTTATAACGCTCTTGGCGGTGCATTATGGGTGCTTATTTGTACCTTAGCTGGCTACTTCTTTGGGAATATCCCTGTTATTAAAGAAAACTTCTCAACCGTCATCTTGATTATCATTTTTATTTCAGTATTACCGGCCATTATTGGCGCATTACGTTCGGGAAATAAGGCATAA
- a CDS encoding S9 family peptidase has translation MLNYKIRESKYEEKGDYVTSKRLLEAEDLYKIQSITNPRISPDGESAIFIRTQMDQEENKYYSHLFHIKISTGKVLQWTFGKEKIINPQWSPDGKQVAFISNRDEKNRLYIMNKDGGEPKKITTFDSEVESFLWSPCGEKIWITSRITEDEDFFEKDIKEQKNPPKPYVVDQMKYKMDGIGGEGLVKQGVYSQIAMISLRDQSVTQFSQGNYSHKIMDISSDGKKLIIGVNREENQDFNFSEPIYLVDVETKEEMVIVNQEGYFGGAKFSPDDCYVAYVGSDDSYKNATQANLYIFDTLTNITQNLTEGIDSPVGDYAVADIQQGVNAPSICWTETNDYYFRLSSMGDVRLYYGTLDGAIYPASPEEEHVYDYDVSKDGLFALVCVSNPTSPGELYHYEITTGNRKKLTHFHDDFHNEVELATPTPISYKSVDGLDVHGWMMKPIRLEEGKKYPLIVEIHGGPHTMYSNTFFHELQLLAALGYGVLYVNPRGSHGYSQSFVNAVRGDYGGGDYEDIISGLDFAIQENSWIDERRLGVTGSSYGGFMTNWIVGHTNRFKAAVTQRSISNWISFFGVSDIGYYFTDWQLGTDMMNPEKLWDHSPLKYAKNIETPLLILHSEKDFRCPIEQAEQLFMTLKTMKKETSFVRFPENNHNLSRTGTPNLRIERLRQIVSWFEKYL, from the coding sequence ATGTTAAACTATAAAATACGCGAATCGAAATATGAGGAAAAGGGTGATTATGTGACGTCAAAAAGACTGTTAGAGGCTGAAGATTTATATAAAATTCAATCGATTACCAATCCAAGAATTTCACCAGACGGAGAATCAGCAATATTTATAAGAACACAAATGGATCAAGAAGAAAACAAGTATTATTCTCATTTATTTCATATAAAGATTTCAACGGGAAAAGTCTTACAATGGACATTTGGGAAAGAGAAAATCATAAATCCACAGTGGTCTCCGGACGGAAAACAAGTTGCCTTTATCTCCAACCGTGATGAAAAGAACCGTTTATATATAATGAATAAAGATGGTGGGGAACCGAAGAAAATAACAACTTTCGATTCGGAAGTAGAATCATTTTTATGGTCTCCATGTGGGGAAAAAATTTGGATTACTAGTCGAATAACAGAAGATGAAGATTTTTTTGAAAAGGATATTAAAGAGCAAAAGAACCCGCCCAAACCTTATGTTGTTGACCAAATGAAATACAAAATGGACGGAATTGGTGGAGAGGGATTAGTTAAACAAGGTGTTTACTCACAAATTGCAATGATTTCATTAAGAGATCAGTCGGTTACACAATTTTCTCAAGGGAACTATTCACACAAAATAATGGACATTTCTTCTGATGGTAAGAAGCTCATAATTGGAGTAAATCGAGAAGAAAATCAAGATTTTAACTTCAGCGAGCCTATTTACTTAGTAGATGTTGAAACAAAAGAAGAGATGGTAATTGTAAATCAGGAAGGGTACTTTGGTGGTGCAAAGTTTTCGCCAGATGATTGTTATGTAGCTTATGTGGGTAGTGACGATTCCTATAAAAACGCAACACAAGCTAATTTATATATATTTGATACATTAACTAATATAACTCAGAACTTAACTGAAGGTATTGATTCTCCGGTGGGTGATTATGCTGTTGCTGATATCCAACAGGGGGTGAACGCACCATCTATTTGTTGGACTGAAACAAACGATTACTATTTTCGATTATCCTCAATGGGAGATGTTCGACTTTATTACGGAACATTAGATGGAGCCATATATCCAGCATCTCCTGAAGAAGAGCACGTTTATGACTATGATGTTTCAAAAGATGGCTTATTTGCTTTAGTTTGTGTTTCGAATCCCACTTCTCCTGGAGAATTGTATCATTACGAAATTACAACGGGGAATCGGAAAAAATTAACTCATTTTCATGATGACTTTCATAATGAAGTTGAATTAGCAACTCCCACACCAATTAGTTATAAGAGTGTTGATGGATTAGATGTACATGGATGGATGATGAAGCCTATTCGTTTGGAAGAGGGAAAAAAATATCCCTTAATTGTTGAAATACATGGTGGCCCACATACTATGTATTCGAACACGTTTTTCCATGAGTTACAACTGTTAGCAGCACTTGGTTATGGTGTGTTATATGTGAATCCTCGTGGTAGCCATGGATATAGTCAGTCCTTTGTGAACGCAGTGCGCGGAGACTATGGCGGTGGCGATTATGAGGACATCATATCTGGTTTAGATTTTGCAATTCAAGAAAATAGCTGGATTGATGAGCGTCGACTAGGCGTAACAGGCAGTAGTTATGGTGGGTTTATGACGAACTGGATTGTTGGTCATACAAATCGATTTAAAGCAGCGGTCACACAAAGAAGTATATCCAACTGGATCAGTTTCTTCGGGGTTTCAGATATTGGGTATTATTTTACAGATTGGCAACTTGGCACTGATATGATGAACCCAGAGAAATTATGGGATCACTCACCACTGAAATATGCAAAGAATATAGAAACGCCTTTATTAATCTTGCATAGCGAAAAGGATTTTAGATGTCCAATTGAACAAGCAGAGCAACTATTTATGACTCTTAAAACGATGAAGAAAGAGACAAGCTTTGTGCGCTTCCCTGAAAATAACCACAACTTATCGCGAACAGGGACGCCGAATCTTCGGATCGAACGTTTACGTCAAATCGTTAGTTGGTTTGAAAAATATCTTTAG